In Chloroflexota bacterium, the following are encoded in one genomic region:
- a CDS encoding cysteine synthase family protein, whose amino-acid sequence MGDQSGDVLSGIGNTPLVQLRRVVPPGAGRVVVKVESTNPTGSMKDRMALAAIDGAEAAGYLTPGATVVEYTGGSTGTSLALVCAARGYRLKIVTSDAFSAEKRDHQAALGAEITLVRSDRQQITEQLIKTMIETAHRISAEEGAWWVDQLNNHHAARGYEAMGDEIWTQAAGGVDGFVQSVGTAHSIHGTVTSLRRHRPDIHTVAVEPAESPILSEGRTGAHEIEGMGIGFVPPLWDPADASEIMTVTTREAKEMARRLAREEALFAGASSGANVVAAIRLAGRLGPISTIATILVDSGLKYLTTDVYQGAERSNLAQMVDLIPIQQLAADDRA is encoded by the coding sequence ATGGGAGACCAGTCCGGCGACGTGTTGTCTGGCATCGGCAACACGCCGCTCGTGCAGCTGCGACGCGTGGTCCCGCCGGGCGCCGGCCGCGTAGTGGTGAAGGTCGAGAGCACCAACCCCACGGGCTCGATGAAGGACCGCATGGCGCTGGCCGCCATCGACGGCGCCGAGGCGGCGGGGTACCTGACGCCCGGCGCCACCGTGGTCGAGTACACCGGCGGCTCGACCGGCACCTCCCTGGCGTTGGTCTGCGCGGCACGCGGCTATCGGCTAAAGATCGTCACCTCGGATGCCTTCAGCGCCGAGAAGCGCGATCACCAGGCCGCGTTGGGCGCGGAGATCACCCTGGTCCGCAGCGACCGTCAGCAGATCACCGAACAGCTGATCAAGACGATGATCGAGACCGCCCATCGCATCAGCGCCGAGGAGGGCGCCTGGTGGGTCGACCAGCTCAACAACCACCACGCCGCCCGCGGCTACGAGGCGATGGGCGACGAGATCTGGACCCAGGCCGCCGGTGGGGTCGACGGCTTCGTCCAGAGCGTCGGCACCGCCCACTCCATCCACGGCACGGTAACCAGCCTGCGCAGGCACCGACCCGACATCCACACCGTGGCGGTGGAGCCGGCTGAGTCGCCCATCTTGTCGGAGGGACGCACCGGCGCCCACGAGATCGAGGGCATGGGCATCGGCTTCGTGCCGCCGCTATGGGACCCCGCTGACGCCAGCGAGATCATGACCGTCACCACCCGCGAGGCCAAGGAGATGGCCCGCCGCCTGGCCCGTGAGGAGGCGCTGTTCGCCGGGGCCTCGTCGGGTGCCAACGTGGTCGCCGCCATCCGGCTGGCTGGGCGCCTGGGACCGATCTCGACCATCGCCACCATCCTGGTGGACAGCGGCCTGAAGTACCTGACCACCGATGTCTACCAGGGGGCGGAGCGCTCCAACCTGGCGCAGATGGTGGACCTGATACCGATCCAGCAGCTGGCCGCAGACGACCGCGCCTGA
- a CDS encoding FAD-dependent monooxygenase, with amino-acid sequence MTAYDVAIVGGGIAGGALATALARGGLGVLLLERQTEYRDRVLGEGMMPWGIAEARRAGVEDVLVGNPDGAVTLTHWLAYEIGSDPDAVMRNALTVGFGDRVPGIEGILDVRHPVACEAFAGAASLAGATVVRGATDVLATFGSAPTVSWSGAGARQAVSCRLVVGADGKVSTIRRQASIGLREEGATSVAAGMLVGGLDGAPATMGYSLHETDRHLISFPQAGARARLYVCIAIAERSQFTGEGGVGRFLAAWNSPSLPFGGAVAGGRQDGPCGTFPLSSAFVDDPVDEGLVLIGDAAGWVDPLIGQGLAMAMRDARSIAEVLLDESNWDPAAFASYADERRQRLAILALNARIQQHLHVEFSPSFAPLRLEVTEKTYEDELFGSLLGTQTRGPEYADPRVLEATERARLSAMIGTVV; translated from the coding sequence ATGACGGCGTATGACGTGGCGATCGTTGGCGGTGGGATCGCCGGCGGCGCGCTGGCAACCGCCCTGGCTCGCGGCGGTCTCGGGGTGCTCCTCCTGGAGCGTCAGACCGAATACCGCGACCGAGTGCTAGGTGAGGGCATGATGCCGTGGGGGATCGCCGAGGCCCGGCGGGCGGGCGTCGAGGACGTCCTGGTCGGAAACCCGGACGGCGCGGTCACGCTCACACACTGGCTCGCTTACGAGATCGGCAGCGATCCGGATGCCGTGATGCGTAACGCGCTGACCGTCGGATTCGGTGATCGCGTGCCGGGGATCGAGGGCATCCTGGACGTGCGTCATCCCGTGGCCTGCGAGGCGTTCGCCGGAGCCGCCTCGCTCGCAGGAGCGACCGTCGTCCGCGGAGCGACCGACGTCCTCGCGACCTTTGGTTCCGCCCCCACCGTGAGCTGGTCCGGAGCGGGCGCGCGCCAGGCGGTGTCGTGCCGGCTCGTGGTGGGCGCGGATGGCAAGGTTTCGACAATCCGGAGACAGGCGTCCATCGGGCTGCGCGAGGAAGGGGCGACATCCGTCGCGGCCGGCATGCTCGTGGGCGGGTTGGACGGAGCCCCCGCGACGATGGGGTATTCCCTCCACGAGACCGATCGTCACCTGATCAGCTTCCCCCAGGCCGGAGCAAGAGCCCGCCTCTACGTCTGCATCGCGATCGCGGAACGGTCGCAGTTCACGGGCGAAGGTGGCGTCGGGCGGTTTCTCGCCGCGTGGAACTCCCCGAGTCTGCCGTTCGGCGGGGCGGTGGCTGGTGGGCGGCAGGACGGACCGTGCGGAACCTTCCCGCTCAGCTCGGCATTCGTCGACGACCCGGTCGACGAGGGTCTCGTCCTGATCGGCGACGCGGCGGGGTGGGTCGACCCGCTCATCGGACAGGGCCTTGCGATGGCGATGCGAGATGCTCGAAGCATCGCCGAAGTCCTGCTCGACGAGTCGAACTGGGACCCGGCGGCCTTCGCGTCCTATGCCGACGAGCGAAGGCAGCGGCTCGCGATCCTCGCGCTCAATGCGCGAATCCAGCAGCACCTCCACGTCGAGTTCTCGCCGTCCTTCGCGCCGCTGCGGCTCGAGGTGACGGAGAAGACGTACGAGGACGAGCTGTTCGGGTCCCTGCTCGGGACGCAGACTCGCGGCCCCGAGTACGCCGATCCTCGGGTCCTCGAGGCGACGGAACGAGCGCGGCTCTCCGCGATGATCGGCACGGTCGTCTAG
- a CDS encoding adenylate/guanylate cyclase domain-containing protein — protein sequence MPPESNPALPTGTVTFLFTDIEGSTALLTLLGEAYVTLLERHAEILRTAIATNSGTEVSTEGDAFFAVFPSAPDAVAAASRAQRELARPGWPNDASVRVRIGLHTGVARLGGDNYVGLDVHRAARIAAAGHGGQVLLSDAARALVAEALPGDTHLRDLGQHRLRDLEQPVRIWQLEIDGLPADFPDLRTLDARPGNLPRPLTGFVGRERELARLIHLVRGHRLVTLTGAGGTGKTRLALKAAEELRDHLPDGAFFVDLSALRDPALVPLAITQALRLGVDPGGDALHAARGYLRDREALLLVDNFEQVVEAAHVVEELLAAASRLRVLVTSRSPLGIYGEQELELPPFDVPAGGSLELLSASPAVALFVDRARDVKPGFELSADQAIAVAGIIARLDGLPLAIELGASQVRVLTPAAILSRLEAHQPLMPAATRGRPARQRTMWAAIDWSYELLDGPERRLFTRLAVFSGGFSLEGAAAVADPGDLGIAILDGIAALVGKSLLRQTDGDAEPRFGMLETIRDYAGERLRTDFDADATERRQSAFYESFAEAAEPHLTRMEQASWLDRCEVERPNLRRAIDWAIRSGEADLGLRMAAALWRFWHQRGPLWEGRKALDQLLALPGSSRETRARALSAAGGLAWWDGDFVATRRHNEDGFALFTADEETTDRVRALYDLGLTLVWSGTQGNLKDLDRAEDLLRQSLTLAERLDDRHGSARAYRALGLARGIARKDPRGAIPLFEQSVALFETLGERWELNESLIGLANGHRFSGDKARGREYYLRGLDLMAAAGNRPAMAWLLFLVAAVEGEMGRHERVARLWGAAEAVREAAGAIRPPAAALLVVDPLGTARQAIGDEAVERALAEGRAMDPEAVVAYAHADAPIAVAQ from the coding sequence ATGCCACCCGAGAGCAACCCGGCGCTGCCGACCGGCACGGTGACATTTCTGTTCACCGACATCGAGGGCTCCACGGCCCTCCTGACGCTGCTCGGCGAGGCGTACGTGACCCTCCTCGAGCGCCACGCCGAGATCCTGCGGACCGCGATCGCAACCAACAGCGGGACTGAAGTCAGCACCGAGGGCGACGCCTTCTTCGCCGTCTTCCCCTCCGCGCCCGATGCCGTCGCGGCGGCAAGCAGGGCGCAGCGTGAGCTGGCGCGCCCCGGCTGGCCGAACGATGCGTCGGTGCGCGTCCGAATCGGCCTGCACACCGGCGTGGCCCGCCTGGGCGGCGACAACTACGTCGGGCTCGACGTCCATCGCGCCGCTCGGATCGCGGCCGCCGGCCATGGCGGCCAAGTCCTGCTTTCTGACGCGGCGCGTGCGCTCGTCGCCGAGGCACTGCCGGGCGACACCCACCTTCGCGACCTCGGTCAGCATCGGCTGAGAGACCTCGAGCAGCCCGTGCGGATCTGGCAGCTAGAGATCGATGGACTCCCTGCCGACTTCCCGGACCTCAGGACACTCGACGCGAGACCTGGGAACCTGCCGCGCCCGCTGACCGGCTTCGTCGGCCGGGAGCGCGAGCTGGCTCGGCTCATCCACCTGGTGCGCGGCCACCGCCTGGTCACCCTGACCGGTGCCGGCGGAACCGGGAAGACCCGCCTCGCCCTCAAAGCGGCCGAAGAGCTTCGCGACCACCTGCCGGACGGTGCCTTCTTCGTCGACCTGTCGGCACTGCGAGACCCGGCCCTCGTGCCGCTGGCCATCACGCAGGCGTTACGCCTTGGCGTCGATCCCGGCGGCGATGCGCTGCACGCCGCCAGAGGGTACCTGCGCGACCGCGAGGCGCTGCTGCTCGTCGACAACTTCGAGCAGGTGGTGGAGGCGGCGCACGTCGTCGAGGAGCTCCTGGCCGCCGCTTCCCGTCTCCGAGTCCTGGTGACCAGTCGCAGCCCGCTCGGCATCTATGGCGAGCAGGAGCTCGAGCTCCCCCCGTTCGACGTTCCTGCGGGCGGCTCGCTGGAACTGCTGTCGGCGAGCCCGGCGGTCGCGCTGTTCGTGGATCGCGCCAGGGACGTGAAGCCGGGATTTGAGCTCTCGGCGGATCAGGCCATCGCCGTCGCCGGAATCATCGCCCGGCTCGACGGCCTGCCGCTGGCGATCGAGCTCGGTGCCAGCCAGGTCCGGGTGCTGACGCCGGCGGCCATCCTGTCCCGGCTGGAGGCCCATCAGCCGCTGATGCCGGCGGCGACGCGAGGCCGGCCGGCGCGGCAGCGCACGATGTGGGCCGCGATTGACTGGAGCTATGAGCTGCTCGATGGGCCCGAGCGGCGGCTATTCACCCGCCTCGCGGTGTTCTCCGGTGGCTTCTCACTCGAGGGGGCGGCGGCCGTCGCAGACCCAGGCGACCTGGGGATCGCGATCCTGGACGGGATCGCCGCGCTCGTGGGCAAGAGCCTGCTGCGCCAGACCGACGGGGATGCGGAGCCGCGCTTCGGGATGCTCGAAACCATCCGGGACTACGCCGGTGAGCGGCTCCGGACCGACTTCGACGCCGATGCCACTGAGCGGCGCCAGTCCGCCTTCTACGAGTCGTTCGCCGAGGCGGCCGAACCGCACCTCACGCGGATGGAGCAGGCATCATGGCTCGACCGCTGTGAGGTGGAGCGGCCGAATCTGCGTCGTGCCATTGACTGGGCGATCCGGAGCGGCGAAGCCGATCTGGGCTTGAGGATGGCCGCCGCATTGTGGCGCTTCTGGCACCAACGCGGCCCGCTCTGGGAGGGCCGCAAGGCGCTCGACCAGCTCCTCGCGCTGCCAGGTTCGTCGCGGGAAACGCGAGCCAGAGCGCTGTCGGCCGCCGGGGGGCTTGCCTGGTGGGACGGCGACTTCGTGGCGACCCGTCGTCACAACGAGGACGGGTTCGCGCTCTTTACCGCCGACGAGGAGACGACCGACCGGGTCCGGGCACTGTACGACCTGGGCTTAACACTGGTGTGGAGCGGGACGCAGGGCAATCTGAAGGACCTCGACCGCGCGGAGGACCTGCTCCGTCAGAGCCTGACGCTTGCGGAACGGTTGGACGATCGGCACGGGAGCGCACGCGCCTATCGGGCGCTGGGCCTGGCTCGAGGCATCGCCCGCAAGGATCCGCGAGGCGCCATCCCCCTCTTCGAGCAATCAGTGGCGCTCTTCGAGACGCTCGGTGAGCGATGGGAGCTGAACGAATCGCTGATCGGTCTGGCCAACGGCCACCGATTCTCCGGCGACAAGGCGCGTGGCCGAGAGTATTACCTCCGCGGCCTCGATCTCATGGCGGCCGCCGGCAATCGTCCCGCGATGGCATGGCTCCTGTTTCTCGTTGCCGCCGTCGAGGGTGAGATGGGCCGGCACGAGCGCGTCGCCCGGCTGTGGGGCGCGGCGGAGGCGGTCCGCGAAGCGGCCGGAGCGATCCGACCGCCGGCCGCCGCTCTGCTCGTTGTGGACCCCCTCGGCACGGCACGGCAGGCCATCGGTGACGAGGCAGTCGAACGCGCGCTTGCCGAAGGGCGAGCGATGGATCCCGAGGCGGTGGTCGCGTACGCCCACGCCGATGCCCCGATTGCCGTCGCCCAGTGA
- a CDS encoding metalloregulator ArsR/SmtB family transcription factor, with protein MTVEPPSPIGLSNLPSAATRPQLTRPEVLATFFQGLADPTRVRILEVLAERPRTVSELQRELGLAQGRVSSHLSCLRWCGYVLATVEGRHNRYQVVDPRIRDILADAESIIRENATRLSSCLVLATE; from the coding sequence ATGACGGTCGAACCGCCCAGCCCGATTGGGCTCAGCAACCTGCCGAGCGCCGCCACTCGCCCGCAGCTCACCCGGCCGGAGGTCCTGGCTACCTTCTTCCAGGGTCTCGCCGACCCGACCCGGGTGCGGATCCTCGAAGTGCTCGCGGAGCGTCCGCGGACCGTGTCCGAGCTGCAGCGCGAGCTCGGCCTCGCCCAGGGGCGGGTTTCGAGCCACCTCTCCTGCCTACGCTGGTGCGGCTACGTGCTCGCTACCGTAGAAGGTCGCCACAACCGCTACCAGGTGGTCGATCCGCGGATCCGAGACATCCTCGCCGACGCGGAGTCGATAATCCGCGAGAACGCGACGCGACTCAGCTCGTGTCTCGTGCTGGCGACCGAGTAA
- a CDS encoding cation transporter, with translation MSANNQQEQLQYIDLGVGRMTCDDCVQTVTAALESVPGVEAADVSLEGRSARVAAEPSVEMERLTAAVRAAGYNAFVRSSGTRA, from the coding sequence GTGAGCGCGAACAATCAGCAAGAGCAGCTTCAATACATCGACCTCGGCGTGGGCCGCATGACCTGCGACGACTGCGTGCAAACCGTCACCGCCGCGCTCGAGTCGGTCCCCGGCGTCGAGGCAGCCGACGTCAGTCTCGAGGGCCGCAGCGCCCGGGTGGCGGCGGAGCCATCGGTCGAGATGGAGCGCCTGACCGCGGCGGTCCGGGCGGCCGGCTACAACGCCTTCGTCCGATCCAGCGGGACACGAGCATGA
- the merA gene encoding mercury(II) reductase, whose translation MTTPYDLFILGSGSTAFAAAIKANELGARVGMVERRTLGGTCANRGCLPSKNLIEAARIVWEAGHPRYAGLTPARIEVDFPTLIGQKDDVVRDYRAKKYAAVADGIDLEVLDGDARFAAPHTISLDGRTIDADRILVATGSRPTVPAIRGLDSVPFLTSDLLDADEAGRLTELPGSLIVLGGGYVAAELAQMFARLGSRVTIVARSEFLRGYEPVLGQTLAESFRAEGIEILASTRVERVSGDGRGVAVAVETPDARRILRADRLLVATGRTPNTENLELETAGIALDEAGVVVVNRELRTKVDHIWAAGDVIGRQHGSQMATPVGARQGRLVAENALAAARKPFDGTVIPRAIFTDPPIGTVGLTEAEVKARHTPAVTATTPLAYVPRAGAIHKPEGVVKMIASTIDERILGVHVIGEAASEVIHEAAMAMHFKATIGDFVDLIHVYPTMSEALKIGAQAFSRDVSKLSCCAE comes from the coding sequence ATGACCACGCCCTACGACCTCTTCATCCTCGGCTCGGGCTCGACCGCCTTCGCCGCCGCGATCAAGGCCAACGAGCTCGGCGCTCGGGTGGGCATGGTCGAGCGACGGACCCTGGGCGGCACGTGCGCCAACCGCGGCTGCCTGCCGTCCAAGAACCTCATCGAGGCGGCGCGGATCGTGTGGGAGGCCGGCCACCCACGGTACGCCGGTCTCACGCCGGCGCGGATCGAGGTCGACTTTCCGACGCTCATCGGCCAGAAGGACGACGTGGTCCGCGACTACCGGGCCAAGAAGTACGCCGCGGTCGCCGACGGGATCGACCTCGAGGTCCTCGACGGCGACGCCCGCTTCGCCGCCCCGCACACGATCTCGCTCGACGGCCGCACGATCGACGCCGATCGCATCCTCGTCGCGACCGGCAGCCGCCCAACGGTCCCGGCCATCCGCGGCCTCGACTCGGTCCCGTTCCTGACCAGCGACCTGCTCGACGCGGACGAAGCCGGGCGGCTGACCGAGCTGCCGGGGTCGCTGATCGTCCTCGGTGGCGGGTACGTCGCGGCCGAGCTCGCCCAGATGTTCGCCCGACTCGGCAGCCGGGTCACGATCGTCGCCCGCTCGGAGTTCCTCCGCGGCTATGAGCCGGTGCTCGGGCAGACGCTGGCCGAGTCGTTCCGGGCCGAGGGGATCGAGATCCTTGCCAGCACGCGAGTCGAGCGCGTGTCCGGCGACGGCCGGGGGGTGGCGGTCGCGGTCGAGACGCCGGACGCGCGCCGGATCCTGCGCGCCGACCGGCTCCTCGTCGCCACCGGCCGAACGCCGAACACCGAGAATCTCGAGCTCGAGACTGCCGGGATCGCCCTCGACGAGGCCGGGGTCGTCGTCGTGAACCGCGAACTGCGGACCAAGGTCGACCATATCTGGGCCGCCGGCGACGTCATCGGCCGCCAGCATGGCTCACAGATGGCGACGCCGGTCGGAGCACGCCAGGGGCGGCTCGTCGCCGAGAACGCCCTCGCCGCGGCGAGGAAGCCGTTCGACGGCACGGTCATCCCGCGGGCGATCTTCACCGACCCGCCGATCGGCACGGTCGGCCTGACGGAGGCGGAGGTCAAGGCGAGGCACACGCCCGCCGTCACGGCCACCACGCCGCTCGCCTATGTCCCAAGAGCCGGCGCGATCCACAAGCCCGAGGGCGTCGTGAAGATGATCGCGTCGACGATCGACGAGCGGATCCTCGGGGTTCATGTGATCGGCGAGGCCGCGTCCGAGGTCATCCACGAGGCCGCCATGGCAATGCATTTCAAGGCGACGATCGGCGACTTCGTTGACCTGATCCACGTCTACCCGACGATGAGCGAGGCGCTCAAGATCGGCGCCCAGGCCTTCAGCCGGGACGTCTCCAAGCTGTCCTGCTGCGCGGAGTGA
- a CDS encoding NAD(P)/FAD-dependent oxidoreductase, giving the protein MNEAFDLVIIGAGEAGQAAAHLARKLGGSVAIIDRELFGGSCPFWACMPSKALLHAAAIHHAGGDYPWQRASDFRDWMIVREHRDWPDDSGHVKDLEAAGAVVIRGEGRIDGPGRVVVRYDDGERILGANAILVSVGTNSTIPDDIEGLDQIKPWTNREATSTRELPRSLVILGAGPTGVEMSQVYSRYGVPTILVSPHERINPKDHPRSSATLDAALRRDGVDIRTGVRATRVRPRAGRDGAHAIELSDGATVEGHEVLLAVGRTAPLANLGLETVGIRLDDGQLHPDDRLRIADGVYVAGDPAGPEMHTHLAVYQGEMIARIALGEDVKPDHRAIPRATYTEPQTAGVGLQLEEALERGFDAFEETQDYATTAPGYIAEAAGHVTITVDRRERVLLGAFIAAPGAADAIGEAVLAIRTRTPIDVLADTIHPFPTTVRVLGGLFGQAARRLRERGGVEA; this is encoded by the coding sequence ATGAATGAGGCATTCGACCTGGTCATCATCGGCGCCGGCGAGGCCGGCCAGGCGGCGGCGCACCTGGCCCGCAAGCTCGGCGGCAGCGTCGCGATCATCGACCGCGAGCTGTTCGGCGGCTCGTGCCCGTTCTGGGCCTGCATGCCGTCGAAGGCGCTCCTCCACGCTGCGGCGATCCACCACGCTGGCGGCGACTACCCGTGGCAGCGGGCGTCGGACTTCCGGGACTGGATGATCGTTCGCGAGCACCGCGACTGGCCCGACGACAGCGGTCATGTCAAGGATCTGGAGGCCGCCGGGGCGGTCGTCATCCGCGGCGAGGGTCGGATCGACGGGCCCGGCCGGGTCGTCGTCCGCTACGACGACGGCGAGCGGATCCTCGGCGCGAATGCGATCCTCGTGTCGGTCGGGACGAACTCGACGATCCCCGACGACATCGAGGGCCTCGACCAGATCAAGCCCTGGACGAACCGCGAGGCCACATCGACCCGCGAGCTGCCGCGAAGCCTGGTCATCCTGGGCGCCGGTCCGACCGGCGTCGAGATGTCCCAGGTCTACAGCCGCTATGGCGTGCCGACGATCCTCGTGTCGCCGCATGAGCGGATCAACCCGAAGGACCACCCCCGCAGCTCGGCGACGCTCGATGCCGCCCTGCGCCGCGACGGCGTCGACATCCGGACCGGCGTCCGCGCCACGCGGGTGAGGCCGCGGGCCGGACGCGATGGCGCGCACGCGATCGAGCTGTCCGACGGCGCGACGGTCGAAGGCCACGAAGTCCTGCTCGCGGTCGGGCGGACCGCGCCGCTGGCGAACCTCGGTCTGGAGACGGTCGGCATCCGCCTCGACGACGGCCAGCTCCATCCCGACGATCGCCTCCGCATCGCCGACGGCGTCTACGTCGCTGGCGACCCGGCCGGGCCCGAGATGCACACCCACCTCGCTGTCTACCAGGGCGAGATGATCGCCCGGATCGCGTTGGGCGAGGACGTGAAGCCCGACCACCGGGCCATTCCGCGCGCCACCTATACCGAGCCCCAGACCGCCGGGGTCGGCCTCCAGCTCGAGGAGGCCCTGGAGCGGGGCTTCGACGCTTTCGAGGAGACGCAGGACTACGCGACCACCGCCCCTGGCTACATCGCGGAAGCCGCCGGCCACGTGACGATCACGGTCGACCGGCGCGAGCGTGTCCTCCTCGGTGCGTTCATCGCCGCACCGGGCGCGGCCGACGCCATCGGCGAGGCGGTCCTCGCCATCAGGACCCGCACCCCGATCGACGTCCTGGCCGACACGATCCATCCCTTCCCGACAACGGTTCGGGTCTTGGGCGGTCTGTTCGGCCAGGCCGCGAGGCGATTGCGTGAACGAGGTGGGGTCGAGGCATGA
- a CDS encoding redoxin domain-containing protein has product MRADIAPGATFPDYELPDQSGRRRRLSELQGGDPMIVVLSRGHFCPKDRRQLRNLVDLYPEIKVAYTKVVTISTDNLLETNEMRDALGAAWPFLSDPGRTVQKDLDIAEYTDPEHDPMIPHTLVLGPGLRVFSIYNGYWYWGRPSNEDLRRDLRELTRQIRTDWDLGAPGLREKWAAGDRDDFWPYGRSMREVLAGAER; this is encoded by the coding sequence GTGCGAGCCGATATCGCCCCGGGAGCGACCTTTCCCGATTACGAGCTGCCCGACCAGAGCGGACGTCGCCGGCGGCTCTCCGAGCTGCAGGGCGGCGATCCGATGATCGTCGTCCTGTCGCGCGGCCATTTCTGCCCCAAGGACCGCCGACAGCTGCGCAACCTGGTCGATCTCTATCCCGAGATCAAGGTGGCGTACACGAAGGTCGTCACCATCTCGACCGACAACCTGCTCGAGACCAATGAGATGCGCGATGCCCTGGGGGCCGCCTGGCCATTCCTCTCGGACCCGGGCCGGACGGTGCAGAAGGATCTGGATATCGCTGAATACACAGACCCCGAGCACGACCCGATGATCCCGCACACCCTCGTGCTGGGCCCTGGTCTGCGCGTCTTCTCGATCTACAACGGCTACTGGTACTGGGGCCGCCCGTCGAACGAAGACCTGCGGCGCGACCTGCGGGAGCTGACCCGCCAGATCCGGACCGACTGGGACCTCGGCGCGCCCGGGCTGCGTGAGAAGTGGGCCGCCGGCGACCGGGACGACTTCTGGCCCTACGGTCGGTCCATGCGCGAGGTCCTGGCCGGCGCCGAGCGCTGA
- a CDS encoding cytochrome c biogenesis protein CcdA, giving the protein MEVYIGALFAGIGATLTPCILPLYPAFLAYLTSSTALVPSAAGAAGPQAVRLPPAAAAFVVWSGVVAGMLVIGGVIAALAVPLGDFNRFVLPTADLLLIGLGVLLLIGVNPFARLPQPSPSNLGRRGPILGAFGYGLLFAPIAIPCSGPFLVGIFAFSLTIGDALGRLLFFAVFGIGFGLPLFLLGTVGQARGAQLARAVVRYERPLQLVLGVALVAVGAWDLANNLPLILA; this is encoded by the coding sequence ATGGAGGTGTACATCGGCGCCCTTTTCGCCGGCATCGGCGCGACGCTCACGCCGTGCATCCTGCCGCTGTACCCCGCATTCCTGGCATACCTCACCAGCAGCACCGCCCTCGTGCCCTCTGCGGCGGGCGCCGCCGGGCCGCAGGCCGTTCGCCTGCCACCGGCCGCGGCCGCCTTCGTCGTATGGTCTGGCGTCGTCGCCGGCATGCTCGTCATCGGCGGCGTGATCGCGGCACTGGCCGTCCCGCTCGGCGACTTCAACCGATTCGTGCTCCCCACGGCCGACCTGCTGCTGATCGGGCTCGGCGTGCTGTTGCTGATCGGCGTCAACCCGTTCGCACGGCTGCCCCAGCCATCGCCGTCCAATCTCGGCCGCCGGGGGCCGATTCTCGGCGCCTTTGGCTATGGCCTCCTCTTCGCGCCGATCGCCATCCCGTGCAGCGGCCCGTTCCTGGTCGGGATCTTCGCCTTCAGCCTGACCATCGGCGATGCGCTGGGCCGACTGCTGTTCTTCGCCGTCTTCGGCATCGGCTTCGGCCTGCCGCTCTTCCTCCTGGGGACGGTGGGGCAGGCGCGCGGCGCACAGCTGGCACGCGCGGTCGTGCGCTACGAGCGCCCGCTCCAGCTCGTGCTCGGCGTGGCGCTGGTCGCTGTTGGTGCGTGGGACCTGGCGAATAACCTGCCGCTCATCCTCGCGTGA
- a CDS encoding redoxin family protein, protein MIRLAWPMLVSLLVLSACSVGTTPVPVTSDQPAAGDPSTSATPVPVTSDQPAAGDPSANALLEHELTDVRSGERFTLGQLAADGPVLVETMAVWCTTCLAQQREVVEAHALADFHSVGIDVDPNERPDDLAEYADREGFDWRFAMADATLVDLLTDAYGFAVTNPPSTPTFVISTDGRVRALEFGRVRSAEELVAELASD, encoded by the coding sequence ATGATCCGCTTGGCGTGGCCGATGCTCGTTTCGCTGCTCGTGTTGAGCGCCTGCTCCGTCGGCACCACTCCCGTGCCCGTCACCAGCGATCAGCCGGCAGCCGGAGATCCGTCGACCAGCGCCACCCCCGTGCCCGTCACCAGCGATCAGCCGGCAGCCGGAGATCCGTCGGCCAATGCGCTGCTCGAGCACGAGCTCACCGACGTCCGCTCCGGCGAGCGTTTCACCCTCGGCCAGCTCGCCGCCGACGGTCCGGTGCTTGTCGAGACCATGGCCGTCTGGTGCACCACCTGCCTGGCCCAGCAGCGCGAGGTGGTTGAGGCCCACGCGCTGGCCGACTTCCACTCTGTGGGCATCGACGTCGACCCCAACGAGCGTCCCGACGACCTGGCCGAGTACGCCGACCGCGAAGGGTTCGACTGGCGCTTCGCGATGGCCGATGCCACGCTCGTGGATCTGCTGACCGACGCCTACGGCTTCGCGGTCACCAACCCGCCATCCACGCCGACCTTCGTCATCTCCACCGATGGGCGGGTCAGGGCGCTTGAATTCGGGCGGGTGCGGAGTGCCGAGGAGCTGGTCGCCGAACTCGCTTCCGACTGA